ATAACGGTGAACCAGGCCACCACgacgagaacaacaacaatgggGTACCAGGCAACAATTTACCCCATGTTGATCCAAATGGCTTTCCTCCGATTTATCCAAATGCTGTCAATTCAAATAACGCTGTCGACCTGAATGTTGGCGGCAATCAGACAGTTGATCCGTTCAACAGCAATAACCCCGTGATTTCACCTCGAGCATCTATATGAAAGACACTGGATGATGCGGGAGAAGATATTAACTTACGCTTAACATTTAACATGTTGCAGGAATAACAGGCGGCTATAGCTCAACTTCAAAAGAATAATAGCAGTGCAGGTGCAGCGGAACCGAACCAAAAGGTGAACCGATCCGCTGGGAAGACGTAGTCACTGACAATGGCAACGGATCGGGTCCAATGGGTCATCCGAGGTGCTGAAAATGCTTGAAGTATTAACCAAACGGATCGACACCAATCAAAAAAAGGGTAGAAACCTATAATTCTCGAATGGACCAGATCCCCAAGGCTCCTTCGATCTTAAAAAGGCCGGATTTCAAATGgtacattcaaaggcctttccctCCGAGCGCGGCCCCGATGTTGATCCCGAAGTGGTTTAAGATGTCGGACATTCCTAAGTACGACGGAACGACGGATCCACAGGAGCACGTGACTTTCTATACTTGTGCCATTAAAGGCAATGATCTCaaagaggatgaaattgagtcGGTCTTTGCTAAAGAAGTTCGGCGAGACATTGTCCAAGGGGGCAATGACATGATATTCTATGCTTGCTGAATATTCTGTTAACTCGCTTGAAATGCTTGCAGATacttttataaaggctcatgcGGGAGCTCGGAAGGTCCAAGCAAGGAAGGCTGATATATTTCAGAATCGACCAAAAGGACACGAGTTACTTCGAGAATTCATATCGAGATTCCAAAAGGAACGGATGCTTTTGCCCCCGGTTCCAGATTAATGGGCAACCCAAGCTTTCACCAAGGGGCTCAACCCTCAGAGCTCCGCCGCCTCATTCAAACTGAAGGAGAACTTGTTAGAGTACGAGACAGTAACATGGGCCAATGTCCACAACAGATATGAGTCCAAAATTCTAGTGGAGGATGATCAACCTGAACTTCCACCAGGTTCAGCAAGCCGAAGCAAAAATGCGGATAGACCAAAAGGGTGGTCGAAACAGAGTCGAAGTCATTGAAGGATAGGTACCAACCATACGGTTAATCAGAAAGGTCCAACTTTAGGACGGATTGGGGAAGAAGCGGTCGCAATCATCACTTGGTCAGGAATGATAGGCAAAATGATCACAGTTCGGGTAACCGAGGTTTGCAATTTAGGAATGATACCGATGGGTCGTCTAACATTGGTGAGATCCTGAAGTTGTCCAAGTACAATTTCAATGTCGATGTTGCAAGTCTCGTTTCAGCTATTGGCCATATTAAGGGTCCGATCCTGCTCAAAGGGATCCGAATGTTGTATGTGATTATCATGGTACTCATGGTCATCAGACTGAGGATTGTCGACAACTTAGGGATGAAGTAGCCTGACTATTTAAAAACGGGCACCTGCGTGAATTGTTAAGTGACTGGAGGAAAGGAAATTACAAAAACAGGGAAGCAAATTAGCAAGTTGAACCAGTGGAGGATCAATATGATTATCGGCGGGGCAGAAATTCCCCGGGGTCCAATGATGAAGAGGACAAAGGTCTTGATCACTCGAGAAAAAAGAACCAGGAATTAGTGCCGGAGGGATCCATTTCCTTTAGTGACGAAGACGCGGAGGGCATCATTCAACCCTACAGTGATGCTTTGGTAATTTCTATCCTCATTAATAAATCTCAAGTTGagcgtattttgattgatccaggtagttCAGCCAATATTATCCATTGGAAAGTGATAGAGCAGCTGGGACTGTTGGACCAAATTGTGCTGGTAGCTCAGGTTCTCAATGGATTCAATATGGCGTGTGAAACTACGAATGGGGAAATTGCTTTGCCGGTGAATACCGCTGGGACTATTCAGCAAACAAAGTTTTACGTCATTGAAGGCGAGATGAGATACAATGCATTGTTTGGCAGACTGTGGGTGCACAACATGAGGGCAGTACCCTCGACGTTGCACCAAATGTTGAAATTTCCAACCCCAGAGGGTGTAAAAACGGTTCATGGGGAACAGCCGGCGGCAAGGGAGATGTTTGCAGTTGAAGAAGCAGCTCCAGTACCGAAGGCACTAGCATTAAAGGCTGTAGAGGAGTCAGTCAAAGGCAAAGATGTTAAATAGCAATCACAGGACTCGGGCCCAGTCAGCtcgaagaaagagaaagaaaagataaaCTTTGAGGAAGAAGATTTTGGTGTTCCTAGGTCGTTTGTGCTGCTGGATGATTCGGATGCAACCAAATCAACTGTAGAATAATTAGAACAAATTATTTTGTTCGTGCGTATGCCaaatagaaaggtatacctgggcacggtgTTAAATCCGAAGCTCAGGcgtaaattaattgaatttcttcaagctaacgCCGATTATTTTGcatggtcccatttagacatgacaggtatACCGCCGGAGGTAATGACTCACAAGCTAAGTCTTGATCAAAATTTTCCCTCGGTGAAGCAGAAAAGAAGACCAATGGCCGAAGTTAAGCATAAGTTCGTCAAAGAGggggtaacaaagcttttaaaaataggttccATCTGGGAAGTCAAATAACCGGACTGGTTAGCTAACGTAGTAGTTGTGCCTAAGAAAGGCAATAAATTCAGAATGTGCAtagattataaagatttaaatagAGCATGGCTGAAGGATTCGTTTCCTTTGCCCCACATTGATCGAATGATTGATGCGACGGCAGGGCATGAAATGCTAAGTTTTCTTAACGCTTACTCTGAGTACAATTAGATTCGGATGGATCCGGAGGACCAAGTGAAAACTTCTTTTATAACTATATATGGGAAATATTGCTACAATGTAATGCCATTCGAACTAAAAAATGCTGGAGAAACTTATCAACGCCTAATTAACCggatgttcgaagaacaaataggaaaaaaaatggaagtttatattgatgatacgctagttaagtccctggaaacaaAGGACCATCTAAAGTATTTGTAGGAAACCTTCGACATACTTCGCAAACACAACATGAAGTTGAATCTGGAAAAGTGTGCCTTCGGAGTAGACTAGGGAAAGTTCTTGGGCTTTATGGTGTCAAATCGAGGAATAGAGGTCAACCCGAACAAAATTAAGGCCATCGAAGTGGTCGATAGCGTGAAAGCGGTGCAAAGGTGAACCGGGAGGATTGCAGCTTTGAGCAGGTTTATCTCTTGGTCTTCGGATAAAAGTCATCGGTTTTTTTGACTGCTgaaaaagaagaatgacttcgtgTGGACACCGGAGTGTCAACAAGCtttgaaaaagttgaagcaATACCTTTCGACCCCACCTTTTCTGCATACACCGAAGGCGGACAAACAGTTATTTTTGTACCTGGTAGTATCCGAGGTTGTGGCAAGTGGCATTTTAGTTCGAGAAGAAGAAGGTACGCAATTCTCAATTTATTACGTAAACAGAACTTTGGGGGGTGCAAAAACGCGATATCCtcatttggaaaaattggcTTTAGCTTTGTTAAGTGCATTTAGAAAGCTGAAACCTTATTTCCAATGTCATTCTATATCCGTAGTAACCACATACCAGTTAAAAAATGTCATGCATAAGCCGGAATTATCTGGTAGGTTAGCAAAATGGGTAGTAGAAATTAGTGGTTATGACATTAATTATAAACCCAGTACGGCTATAAAGTCTCAAATTTCAGTAGACTTACACCTGCAATGGTTCCCAACGTGGAAAAAGAACTTTTGTTAGCCTCGGGAAAAACTTCGAGGGTCTTGACCTTGCACATGGATAGAGCATCGAACGTGAAAGGGTTCGAACTGGGAGTCGTACTTAAGGCTCCCGCAGGCGATATTATTCGGCAATCAATAAGGACtttaaaattgactaacaatgaagccgagtatgaggctatgattgcaagTTTAGAGCTGGCTAGAAGGTTTGGGAGCTGAAGTCATCGAAGCAAAATGTGACTCGCTTCTAGTCGTAAACCAAGTTAACTGGGTTTtcaaagtaaaaaatgaaaggATGCAGAGGTACTTGGAAAAAATTCAAGTGATTTTACATCGATTCAGGGAATGGACCATGCAGTATGTACCGAGGGAACATAATAATGAGGCAGATGCGTTGGCCAATTTAGTTTCATCAGTAGGAGCGGAGGAATTTAACTCCGGCACAATCGTTCAACTGATGAACTCTGCGGTAGAAAACGGCCATGCCGAGGTAAAACAACAAGTTTGACTTGGGACTAGCGCAATAAGTATATAGACTATCTTCAAGATGGGAAGTTGCCAACGGACCCTAAGGAGTCTAGGGCTCTTCGGACCAAAGCAGCGAGATTTTGCTTGATCGATGGCCAATTATATCGTCCATCTTTCTACGGCCCTTTGGCTAGATGCTTGGGGCCTGGAGAAACAGATTATGTGATGCGCGAAGTCCACGAAGGGACTTGTGGCAATTATTCGAGAGCAGAGTTGTTGGTCCAGAAGTTGATCAGGGCCGGTTATTACTGGAACTAGATGGAAAAAGATACAAAGAATTTCATCAGGAAATGCAAAGAGTGTCAGAGGCATGCATCGATGATACACCAACCGGGGGAATTGATGCATCCGGTCCTATCTccatggccattcatgaaatggggaatggatATAGTCGGACCTTTGCCTTGGGCTTCTAGTAAGGTACGGttcattttatttataactgactatttttctaaaagGGTTAAAGCCCAGGCCTTTGAGAAAGTGAGAGAAAAGGAGGTCATTGACTTCATTTGGGATCACATCATCTGTCGGTTCGGACACCAAGATAACGAGCGATAACGGCCGACAGTTCACAATAATTTCCTCGAAGGCTTGAAAATTAAGAAGATTTTGTCGACTTCGTATCACCCAAGTACGAATGGGCAAGTGGAGTCAACAAATAAGACCATTATTCAAAATCTAAGGAAGCGGTTGAAAGAATCAAAGCGCAAGTGGAAGGAAGTTTTGTTGGAAGTGCTTTGGGCGTATAGAACGACATCAAAGTCGAGCACTGGTGAAACATCATTTTCTCTAGTTTATGGTGCCGAGGCCTTAATTCCTGTGGAAGTCGGGGAGCCGAGCTTAAGATTCCAGTATGCAACAGATGAGTCGAAATAAATATcaaccatacatatatattttatactttACTTTACTACTGTAATAGAAGTGGCTTATGTGTATGTTTTCAGTAGGCTCCTTTTATCGTGGCAAACTCATTGTTAATTAGAGTAAATCTAAAAGgggttgctttttttttttttttttttttctttttccttccactAGATATGGAAAGCTTAAAGGCATCTCCAACCTTAAGCACTATTTTTTACACTAAAATAGTGTAAACATCAAAATGGTGAAAATTAACTTCGACCCATTACACTATTTTTTAtaccaaaaaataatattccttttatattcttctctctcttctatattatattattttcttttatttaaattttattttttaatttcataaaacaaatcctttctttttctcttttttacaTATTCATCCCATATAATTCATATTCCTGTCTTATATAACCatttaatataaattattttataccataaatttttaaataatataaattgtaagcaaatattatacattatacatattaatggataattcaaataaagtgtaaaatttattatgttatttaatttattttcaattttaatctattgaacattattatgttattgaacattgtgttattgaacattgtgttttaattttaatttattttcaattttaaattattatgttattgaacattgtgttatttattaacaacatattatattttatatttgcactttttatttttgtaatgtttatatttttttatacaattatatcttataataaaattaattatatcttataataaaattaacttacaattttatataaaaataatatatatgaaaataaatttataaaaattatactctaaaattaagatgtaaaattaatattataaagatattacataaaaaataattaggtatATTAGGGAcctaaatgaaaaaattaaaatttataatatgttaaattaaaaagcgttatataataaaaaataataataaaatattgatGAATAGTAATGGTGTTGATGAATGGTGTTATACCAAATTTGGTGTAGCACTATTCACACACCAAAATGGTGTAAGAAATGGTGTTAGGTTAGAGCACCAAAACACCAAATATTACAACAAAATAGGATTTGGTGTAATATTTAGTGTAAGGTTGGAGATGGTCTAATAAATGAATAGACTACATGGAATTCCTTTGGAATATAGTGGTTCCCGCTTTAACATAAAATATATCGTTTTAGTCTTTTACAATTTCAAATGATAACTGATGTGTATTTGTAGATTATGTGTTGTTAGTTGATTAATTACTTACATTATTAGTTGTAAATGGAAATTGTTAATctgaaaattttgttttaaaaataaataagtgaaAGCAGCGAGTTGAAGAATTGAAGAGTTTTCTGTGTGTAAAgttaaagagagagaaagtgtaATAGTTTGTTCAATGAAAAATACCAGGTacaagaaaagatgaaaagtaaaAAGTAAGATAAAGTCAATTCTTGCCACGTATTACATAAAAAGATGACTGGACATGAAATTTATTAAAAACATTATCATGTCAATTCGATAACTGGAATTCAGTTGTTATCTGTCACTGTCAGGGTGATTTTTCCTCATTGTAACATCCAATTATAGAGAGAAAAGGTTGACGACCTGAAAAAAGTACTTCTAGAGAATTTTGAGGTCTTGCTTTTGAATACTGAAGTGGAAAAACACTAAAAGTTGTTACTATTTGAAATCCTAAATTCAAAGTTTTATCAACTTCAAAAAATCACGCTGACAGTGACAGATGACAAGGCAATAACTACTGAGGTATTGAAGTGGAGAAACACCTTTTCCTTAAAGGCCAAAAGTTGTTACTATTTGAAATCCTAAATTCAAACTTTTATCAACTTCAGATAGAAGAACGAGTCAAGAATCTAGCCATAGTAataataagggaaaagggtcaaaaatacctccctactttttttggaaaaaatttaaaaatatcctccaaatttatttttagggtcaaaaataccctcccatccttaaagttttcaaatatcttttgtcttgacggaaattatcacTAAAATAACAGAAATCATTTTGAAACCcattccatcatttaaacccgacccaactaaataataacccataaaatccccttattcccccaatacgtaggtttgaagtttgagggaattgggggaataaaggatcttatgggttattatttagtttcgggtttaaatgatgggaAATGGGtttcaaaaaaatgatttaagttATTTTGgaggataatttccgtcaagacaggggtatatttgaaaactttaaggatgagagggctatttttgacccaaaataagttcggaggatatttttagccatttttccaaagtagaggggtatttttgacccttttccctaataaTAATAGTGTTACAATGCGGGTAGGGTCTCTTTCGTTAGCATGTGCCCCACAACTTAGAATTTCTGCTAATGCACTGTAAGATTTTGATTCCACTATCCActtcatgatttattttatttttttaataattgtgGCCGGTGTTTGAGCTAATCTGACAAAAATAGATATTTGTTATTTCTCACTTGCACCAATATTATTTCCCAAATGTAAGTACGAACGCAAAATAGTTTTACAACATCATATTCCCGCAAAATCTTTGTTAAAGAAATTACTAGCGATGCTTGCAGTTATACTACCGGCAgatataatttaaactcaaaCTATAAGAGGGTGCTAAAGACTAATTAAGTATCTAGGCCCTTGTGTTTTCCTTTTCCCCATTTGTGAAAATGCACAATATAAATAGATATCTATTAAATATTACGTTGTTATTCATTGGAGCCTCCTTTTTATTCCTCTCGGATATAGAATCCACATCACTTACATAATTTTTAAATGGGAGGCCATTATTGAACATGAACTAAAAGAATGAATCATCTACTGCATGCTTGGAAGAATTGTAGTCAGTTGTCAATCATTCTGGCAAGTGGTTTTTTATTTggctttatttctttttcattttcatggtcatgaaataggaaaaaacaaaaagggaagTTATGTAGGGTCCTCATTGTGGTAAAGAAGGGCTGAAATTATTCTGGCAAGTGGTTTTTCATTTggctttatttctttttcattttcatggtcatgaaataggaaaaaacaaaaagggaagTTATGTAGGGTCCTCATTGTGGTAAAGAACGGCTGAAATTACAAGTAAAGCTGCTGGCCACtgaacaaacaaattaaaaccaAAGGGAAAAAGACCGGAAAAGTTacat
This portion of the Lycium ferocissimum isolate CSIRO_LF1 chromosome 1, AGI_CSIRO_Lferr_CH_V1, whole genome shotgun sequence genome encodes:
- the LOC132067215 gene encoding uncharacterized protein LOC132067215 yields the protein MGNPSFHQGAQPSELRRLIQTEGELVRVRDSSSANIIHWKVIEQLGLLDQIVLVAQVLNGFNMACETTNGEIALPVNTAGTIQQTKFYVIEGEMRYNALFGRLWVHNMRAVPSTLHQMLKFPTPEGVKTVHGEQPAAREMFAVEEAAPVPKALALKAVEESVKGKDVK